TAAAAACCGGAAATTAATAATTCACAAATTCTTCATGGAGTTAGCCATGAAGTATGAAACATTTTTGCTCTCTCAATCGTATATATCTTATAGCAGGAAAAACTTACAAATACATAGACTCAAAATGAACGGTTTTGACGAATAGTTATGGCGAATACTCAGAAAAACAACATTTTGTTTCAAAATTGTAAAACTATTTTAAGGTTAAATTAATAATCCTCCTATATGCTTATGACTATATCCAATTCCTAGGATGGTGAAAACTATGAAAATGTTCATTACGATTCACAACAAACCTGTGCCTGTCTACTCCGATGAGAAAAATAAAAAGAAATTCAACTTATTGAAATCAGCGTTAGAAGCCAAAGTGATTAAAGGTAGAGCC
Above is a genomic segment from Paenibacillus sp. HWE-109 containing:
- a CDS encoding 3-dehydroquinate dehydratase, giving the protein MKMFITIHNKPVPVYSDEKNKKKFNLLKSALEAKVIKGRATIKKCLDSIISIEIVGCEAILHSFNERDSLALSLY